The DNA window GCGAAAGGGAACGGGGGCTGGTTCAGGTCATGGACCACGTCCACTCCGCGCAGTCCGACGCGGTCCAAGCCCACGGCCCCGGGCAGCTTGTTGCGGCCACATCCCAAATCCAGAGTCGCTCGGTCGACGTTCATCGACAGATGATAGTACTCAAAAAGTCTGCTCGGCGCACTCGCCTGCCCGCCTGTCCGCGTAAGGTCGGTTGCGGGGCGGCTTACGGACGTGTACCTTCTTGGCGGGACGACAAGGGAGGCTCAACTACTATGGCTGTCGGACTTGTGCTGCGGTTGCTGGCGCTGACGGTGCTCTTGAATCTGCTGCGCTATCTGGTGGGAGGATTCATCGAGGGCTTCACCATCATGGGGCCCATGCATGCTCCCATGGCGCGCTTTCCCCAGGTCTTCGACACCGACTTCAGCGGCGGCGACTTGGCCGTCTCGCTGCTCTACAACTTCATGATGTGGTTCTTCGCCGTCTGCCTTTTTCACCTCATGCAACCTTCGCTCGCCGGGGGATGGTGGGCCAAGAGCTTCAAAGGATACGGCCTGGTCTGCCTCTTCTTCATCAGCCTGGCGGCCGTTTACATGAATCACTACAACGACGCCGTCAAACCCTTCTACCTGTGGAGCATGGTGGACGCGGTGATCGTGTTTTCAGTGGTGGCGGCAGGCAACGCCCTGCTCTACCCGCGGATGATCCCGACGGCCAAATGAGAGGAGAGCGAAGAAGGGGAGATCAGGGGGATGATCACACCACCCGTTACGATGAGGAGGCCGCCGAACTGGCCTGCCGGCGCAGCCTGGATTTCTTCGCCCGAAACTTGCGCTGAAACAGGTTCACGAATGGAGTAGTTGGGAGGCGAAGAATGGCGGTGCCCAAAGAGTACCAGGAGGACGTGGAAGCTATCCTCTCCAAGCGCAACCAGCACGGCGCGGACCTGTGGACGACTTCAGATCGCCGGCTGGGTAAAGGGAGCCCCTTTTCAACCGTCGACTGCGTCCTCATGCTCACCGAACTGGGGATGAGTTCCTCCGACCCGGTTCTGAAGGGATGTAGCGAACTGCTACTGGACGCCTGGCGCGAGGACGGGCGATTCCGCATCGCTCCCAAGGGGACCATCTATCCCTGTCACACGGCTAACATCGCCCGCATGCTCTGCCGCCTGGGCTTCGCCGACGACCAGCGTCTGGCCAAGACCTTCCAGCACTTATTCGAGATTCAGCATGAGGACGGAGGCTGGCGCTGCAACAAGTCACCCATGGGACGCGGCGAGATCGGCGACCGCTCCAACCCGGGCGTGACGCTGTGGGTGCTGGACGCGTTCCGCTTCAGCCCGCACCTGAACCGCGACGAGCGCCTCGACCAGGCCGTCCTCAACCTTCTCGAGCACTGGGAAGTCAGGCGTCCGCTGGGCCCTTGCTCCTTCGGGATCGGCTCGCTCTTCATGCAGACGGAATTCCCGTTCCTGCGCTACAACCTCTTCTACTACGTCTATGTCCTCTCCTTCTACGACCGGGCCAGGCGAGACAACCGCTTCGCCCAGGCGCTGGCGACGCTGGAGTCGAAAATCGAGGCCGGAAAGATGGTGATCGAGAATCCCCACCGATACTTAGGCAAGCTGGCCTTCTGCAAGCGAGGCCAACCCAGCGCGGCGGCCACCCGTCGTTACCGGGAAATCCTGCAGCGGATCTGACTGCCGCGACGGCCTTCTCTCTCAGCGGAGGATGGAAAGGTACTTCGACCAGGGCCCTACGGAATGGCGGCAGCGGTGAGCCATGACGCGGGCGATTTGGGAGATGTGGTTGAGGTCGTGGACGGCCCAGGTGGCCAGGAGCTGGCTGAGCGTGACCTTTCCGAATTCAGGATGAATTCCGCTCAGAGAGAGCTGGGCCGGCGTCAGATTCCATCCCCGCAAGGTTTTGAGGGAAGTCTCGCGGAGTTGGGCGAAGCGGTCCAGCAGTTCAGGCAAGGTCCACTCCTTGAAGCGCTGGAATTGGGCGAAGCGGTCAAAGGGCTCGAAGGGACGCTCCTCGCCGTGCTCCAGGATAATGGCGGCTCTGGGAATCCAGTCGGTTTCTTCTCCGTGCACCAGGTGGCCCACCACGTCGAAGGGGCTCCAGGTGTCGGGCCCTTCGTTGACCCTGTACCAAGGCTGGCTGAGGCCTCCCAACCAGCCCAGCAGGGTCTCGGGGGTGCGCTCCAGGATTTCCATGATCTCCTCGAGGCTAGGTTGCTCTTGTTTCATCGCTTCTTTCGTATTGGCTGTCATAGGCCCACCTTGTCGCTGCGGCGTTCCAGCATGGCCACGTCGCGCCAACGTCCCTCGAGTTTGCCCAAGCGGCGCCGGACTCCTACGGTACGGAATCCGCAGGCGCGGTGAAGGCCGATGCTGGCCTCGTTTTCAGGAAAGACGCCGGCTTGCAGGGTCCAGATTCCAGCTTCTTCGGATTCTGTCACCAGACGGTTGAGCAAAGCCTTGCCCAAACCTTGTCCCTGGGCCTTTGAAGAGACGTAGACGCTGACCTCGGCCACTCCGCTGTAGGCGCAGCGGTCTGAGATGGGACTGAGGGCGGCCCAGCCCAGCACCTCCTGTCCCCGTCGCGCCACCAGGCGTCCACAAGCCAGGTGAGCGGCGTCCCAACCCTCCCAGGCGGGGATCTCGGTCTCGAAGGTGGCGTCTCCGGTGGCGATGCCTTCCCGGTAGATGGCGGCTACCGATTCCCAGTCCTCGGGCCGCATCGATTCGATCGTGGTTTCCATCTGGCGCTCCTTGCACTTATTAGACGCAGAAGATCGGAATTGGACGCAACAAGTCAGAGGCGGCGAGGGCAAATGAAGGCTGATAGACTAGGCCCATGGCCAAGGACAAGACCGTGCGGGTAGGAAATGCGGGAGGGTATTGGGGAGACGATCTCGAGGCCTTTCAGCGTCAACTGTCGCTGGGACCTCTCGACTACATTTCCCTCGACTTCCTGGCCGAGATTACCATGTCGATTCTGCAGAAGCAGCGCTCCCGCGATCCTGAGATGGGTTATGCGCGTGACTTCGTCGATCAGGTCGAGAAAGCCCTGCCCCTGCTGGCTCAAAGCGGAACCAAGGTGATCAGCAACGCCGGCGGCATCAATCCCTCGGGATGCGCCCGGCAGATCGCCGAAGCGGCCCGTAAAGCCGGGGTCGATCTCCCCATTGCGGTTGTGGAAGGCGACGACCTGATGGAGCGCCTGGACGAACTGCTGGCGCGGGGCCACAAACTTTCCAACATGGAGACAGGGCAGGACTTGTCGGCGGTGCGGGAGCGGGTTCAAAGCGCCAACGCCTACCTGGGCGCCACACCGGTGATCAAGGCGCTGGAGATGGGCGGGCAGGTGATCGTGACCGGGCGCGTCACCGATACCGGAATCACTATCGCCGGCCCCGCCTTCGAGTTCGGATGGGACTTGACCGACTGGGACCGGCTGGCATCGGCGGTGGTGGCCGGGCATATCATCGAATGCGGCGCCCAGGCCAGCGGCGGCAACCTCACCGACTGGCGGGAAGTGAAGTCGTTTCAGCAGATGGGCTATCCCATCGTGGAATTCAGCCAGGACGGATCGTTCCTGGTCAGCAAGCACGAAAAGGCGGGCGGACTGGTCAACGAAAAGACCGTCAGCGAGCAACTGGTGTACGAGATGGGCGACCCCCAGGAATACATCACGCCCGACGTCGTGGCCGAGTTCTCGAGCATCCGCTTGCAGGACCTGGGGAGCAACCAGGTGAGGATTTCAGGTGTCACGGGCCGGCGGCGCACCGAGAGCCTGAAGGCTTCGATCTCCTACCACGACGGCTACAAGGCCCAGGGAACGGTGATCGTGAGCCGCCCCGAGGCGGTGGAGAAATGCCGCGCCATCGAAGAGATCTTCTTGCGCCGTCTGGGCCTCGACTTCGAGGAAACCAGGGCCAACCTGGTGGGATACAACGCCTGCCATCAGCACTTGGCGGGAGAGGGCGATCCGCCCGAGATTCTGCTGCAGGTCGGCGTCCGCGACCGCGACAAAGGCAAAGTGGCGGAGTTTTCCAAGCAGTTCCCTTCCGTCATCTTGAGCACCGTGCCGGGGGTGGCCATCGTGGGAGCGCGTCCGCGCATTCAGGACGTGGTCGCGTACTGGCCCTGCCTGTTGCCGGCCGAGGAGGTCACGCCGCGGGTTTCGCTGCTGGGCGGGGGTGAAAGCGTCACGGTGCCCTGGACGGCGCCGCCCGACCGGGCCGGGGCCCCTTCCCGAAGCGGGGACGCCGGCCAGGAGGAGCTGACCCGGCCGCCCGAAGGTCCCCGCCAGGAAGTCCCTCTGCAGAGGCTGGCCTACGCCCGGTCCGGCGACAAGGGAAACACCTGCAATATCGGCGTGGTGGCCCGCAGCCCGTCAGCTTACGCCTTTCTCAGGCGGGAGCTGACCGCCGAGAAAGTGAAAGCCTATTTCGGAGAGATCTGCCAGGGCCAAGTTGAGCGCTTTGAAGTCCCCAACATCAAGGCCCTCAACTTTCTGCTCCACGAGTCGCTGGGCGGCGGCGGGACGCTGTCGCTGGGCATCGATCCGCAAGGCAAGACCTACGCCCACGCCCTGCTGCTGATGAAAATGGAAGTCCCGCGAGCTCTGCTGGAACAGATCTGAGCAATCAACCCGAGGTTCCCTTACCGCGCCCTTTGAGCATCTCCTGCAAGGAATCGTGTACCTCCTCGGATAGGAGGTCGCGCAAATCGCGGGCCTGCTGGCAGAACTCCTTGAGGCGCTCTTCCATCTCGTCTCGCGACGATCAAGGGCGACTTGGACGATTCGCGCACCCGTCCCGAAAGCCAGTTCATGACGGCCTGCCGATTCACGCCCAAATGGCGGGCCAACTCCTCGGGAGTCAGGTCAAGCCGTTCGCATAAGCGGCCTACCTTGTCCTTCATAGAACCTCGCAGCCGAGTCTAGCATCAACGCGGAGCCTGCAACAGGAAGCGCAGAAGGGCCGGCGTGATGTCGGTGATCTCCAGGCCCTCGGCGGGGAAGGCCTCCGACACGGGTCCCCATAACAAGGTCGCCACCGGATTAAAGGTGTGACGGGGATGATCGATCTCTTCGATGTTGCCGTGGTCGGAGGTCACCAGCAGCGAACCGTCTTTCCCCAGGCCTTGGACAAGACTGGCCAGAAAGAGGTCCAACTGCTCCAGCAGGGGGACGGCGCTCTGCATGTCGCCCCGGTGGCCCACGATGTCGGTGAGGAAGTACTCGTAGAGAACGAGGTCGTAGTCGCCGGCCAGGGAGAGCAGGACTTGAGCGGCGCGCTGAGGCGTGCGGGTGCGCTCGACCAGCCCGTGTTCCAGCAGGACTCGGTTGCTCAGGTCCATGTAGAGGGCGCGTCCCCGGCGAACCTGCTCGACGGTGCGCAACGGAACGCCCGCCGATTCGCACATGACGGTGCTGGCCGATACCCAGCGGGGACGCTTCTCGAAGAAGACGGGACGGTAGGCATTAGCGAAGGTGGGATTTTTCCCGGCCTCCTTGAGGCGACGGAAGAGGGAGTGGTCTTGGATCAGCCCGCGCAGGGCCGGCGTGGGGAATCCGCTCAGGTGGCGTCCGATATGCTGGGCGGCGTTGCGGCCCGTCCACAGCGCCGTGTGGCCGGTGGCCGACTGGGGAAGTCCCTCGACCCCCATGTCGACGCGGGTTTCCAGGCAGCGTCCGGCGGCCGGAAAGGGTCCTGGAGAGCGGCGGAAGAGCCGCAGCACGCGAGGTTCGAAGCAAGCCAGCGGATTGCGTCCGGGTGCCTTCTCCCCCAGCCCGATTCCATCGATGAAGACGACGATCACACCCATACAGGGCCTTCATTTCTCTTTCGGTGTCAAAGGCAAGGGCTATAATGAGCCTTTTCTGCCATGTCCAGATTCACCGCAGTTGCCGCCTTGCTTTTCTTTGTGGGCTTGCTCGTCACCCTGGCCGCCCCGCAAAACGCCTTTGGTCTGTTGCGCGACGTGGGGCTGGCAGGACTGCTGATCTCGCTGGCCTACTATTCCGTTCGCTTGATGCGGCGGCTGGTCAAGCGCTTCCTGTGGAAGGTCCGCAACAAGATCATCCTATCCTATGCCTTCGTGGGGCTCATACCTGTCCTCATCCTGACCTTCATCGGGATCATCTCCTTCCGCCTGGTGTTCGGCCAGGTCAGCGCCCTCTATCTCGAGAATGAGATCCGGCTGACATCCGTAGCCTTGCAGGAAGCTTCTCACCGGGTGGCTTCGGGCTTTTATGCCAGGCGCCAGGCCGGCGGCCCCCGCCAACTGCTGCAGGCGACCTTGCAGGAGCGGGAACACCTGCTGCAAGAAGAGCCCGCTTACGCTCATCTGCGCGCCTATGTCTTCCTCCGCTCGGCGGACGGAGCCCTGCGGCCGGCGGGACGGCTGCCGGAAGAGGCGCCTCCGCTGCTCTTGCCCGAATGGGCCGGGGAGGGTTTCGACGGCTTGGTGCACGACCGGGGGCGCCTCTACTTCCGCAGCCTCGAGCAGATGCACCAGGCTTCAGACAGGCTGCTGCTGGTTCTCGATCTGCCTTTTGACGAGGCCGTGGTCGAAGCCATCGAACAACGCACCTCGCTGCGCTTGACGCCTCCCCAGTCGGTGACCCCCCTGAAAGAAGCGCGCGGACTGAGCGTGCTCTTTCAAGGCCAAGGCGGCTGGGGCGACATCTTCTGGATGCACGTGGTCACGCCCGTCGACTGGACCACCGGCAGCACCATGCGCTTTCTCGATCCCGAGCTGTCGCTTTTCGCCATCAGCGTGCCCCTGGAACAGCTCTACTACAACTTCTACTTCTCCCAGGAGACCTTCCTGGGCCAGTATCTGCTGCAGATCGTGGCCCTGCTGGGAATCGTCTTCATCTTAGCCGAAGCGGTTTCCCTTTTCATAGGCGTAGCCATCGCCCGCAACATCACCCGCTCCATTCAGAACATCTACAGCGGCACCGAGCGCATTCGCCGCGGCGAATTCGGCTATTCCATCCCTGAAGGCAAGGCCGATCAGCTTGGTGCCCTTTCGGCGGCCTTCAATTCAATGTCGGCCAGCATCGCCCGCCTCCTCAGCCAACTGGGCGAGAAAGAACGCCTGGAAAAAGAGCTGGAGATTGCGCGCCAGGTTCAAGAGCAATTGTTCCCGCGCACGATTCCCAAGGTGCGCCGCCTCAGCCTTGCCGGCCAGTGCCTGCCGGCCCGAATGGTGAGCGGAGACTACTACGATTTCATTCCCTTCGATGACCAGCGGCTGGATATCGTCATCGCCGACATCAGCGGCAAGGGAATCTCGGCGGCCCTGCTCATGGCCAGCCTGCAAAGCGCCATCCGCACCCGGGTGGTCTACCAGAGCGCCGATGGGGATTTCCCCGTCTGCGGACCGGGAACGCTGCGCCGGGCGGTGGCAGCCCTCAACACGCACCTCTATGCCCAAACGGCCGCCGACAAGTTCGCCACCCTGGTTTTCAGCCACTTCGACGCCGACAGCCTGACGCTGACCTACTGCAACGCCGGCCACAACCCCCCATTGCTCTTCTCCAACAAGGGTGTGCGCAAGCTGTCGGCCGGAGGAATGGCCGCCGGGCTCTTCGAAGACCGGGAATACGAGGAGGAATCGCTGCAACTGAGCCAAGGCGACCTGGTGCTCTTTTATACCGACGGCGTCGTGGAGGCCCAGGATCCTCAGGGACGCCAGTTCGAGATGGATCGGCTGGTGGAATTAGTGTCGGGAAACGTCTTCCTGACCGCCGACGACATCCAGAAGCTGGTGCTGGACGAGGTCCTGGCTTTCTCAAGGGGCGAGGCCCAGCATGACGACATCACGGTCGTGGTGCTGAAGGTCGAGTAGCCCGATGTCATTGAACGGGCCGGGGCTGGGGAGCGAAGCGGAAACCGCTGAGTTCGATTTCGGCGTGCTGGCGCAGCCATCCCTGGGGAAAGTGCTCTTCGTCCACGGCGATGCTGATGCCGCGTTCGTACTGGGGAGGCAGCGGCTCGTCCTCGGCTGGATGGATCACCATTCGGGGAATCTCACCCACCGTTTCTTGGTTGTTGAAAAAGAGCAGCGTGACCTCCAGAGCCTCGACCGTGCGGGTGGTCAGGTTGAGGACCGAACCTTTGAAAAGAACCGTCTCTCCCCCGCTGAAGTTGGCGGTCATGCTGCTCTTGCTCTGCTCCAGGCGCAGGCTCTCGCTGTAACGTTCGAACTCGGGAGTGTCTTTTCGGATCATTCCTTCCACCTCGCCGGGAGGCGGGGGAGGTCCTGGAGTCAGGTAGTAGACCGCCAAGCCGCCCGCGATCACCAGAAGGGCGGCCAAAGGAAAGATGAGCATCGGATTGTTGGACTTCTTTTCCTTTTCCTCAAACATGGAAAGCTCCCTCTAAGGCCGCAGAAGGAAGTGGGCTCGCCGGTTGAGGGCGTAGTCTTCTTCGCTGTCCCCCGTGGCAAAGGGGCGCTCTTCGCCGTAGGAAACGGTAAAGATCCGGGCGGGATCGACGCCTCCGCGCACCAGGTAGCCCTTCACCACCTGGGCCCGCAACTCGCCCAGCGCCAGGTTGTATTCGTCGGAACCCCGCTGATCGCAGTGACCTTCCACCAGAAAGCGGACCGACAAGTTTTCGGGCAACGTCAGCCACTCGATGTTTTCGTCCAGGGTGCGGCGGGCCTCGGCGCTCAGGTCAGCCTCGTCGAACTCGAAAAAGACGGGCTTGACGGCCCGCTTGAAGCGTTCTTCCAGGGGCAGATCGGGGTCGATGTTCTGGACCTCCAGTCCTTGCTCGTCGGCAAGCACTTCCACCGTAACCGAGCGGGTGGATGATCCCCCCTCTCCCAGCGCGTTGAGAATGTAAGTGGTGGTCTGCTCGGGATAGACCTGCAAGCTTCCCACGGCCTCGACCTCGCCGATTCCGGGCTGCAGCGTCACCTGGGAAGCCGAAGTGGCCTCCCAATCCAGCAGAGAAGGCTCCCCTCTGCGCACCTGAAGAGGCTGGGCGTTCAGGGTCACCGAGGGAGGCGCCACGGTTGCGCCGGGCGTGGCATCAGGAGATCCGGTGGGACTGCGGTCGGCGCTGGGCGGGGGCGGAGGCGGGGCCTGGCGCTCGCCGCAGGCCGCAGCCGCCAGCAAGAAAACCAACAGGGGAACAAGTCTGCGATAGAAGTTCAAGGTCAATCCTCAACTGGGGCGGATGGTCCCACCACCACTGTAGTGCAGTTTACCGGATCGAGATAGCGTTCCGCCACCCGCCTCACGTCCTCTCGGGTGATGGAACGGATGATGCGGGGATAACGGTCTGGAAAGTTGATTCCCAATCCGTACAACTCGCTGGCCAGCAAAAAGCGAGCCACATTGTAGTTGGACTCGAAATCGAAGACGAAGTTCCCGGTCAGGAACTCTTGAGCCGTCTGCAGTTCCTCGTCGCTGAAGGCCCCTTGAGCCATGGCGCCGATCTCCTCGGTCAGGCGGGACAGCGCTTGGCGACGGTTTTCGGGAGAGGTGCTGAGGTAGGCCACAAAGCGTCCGGGATAGAGTCCGGCGGTGGAGGTGATGTTGGAGTAGGTGAGGTAAGCCAATCCCAGGTCGTCGCGCAGGATGCGCGGGATGCGGCTGGTGAATCCGGGTCCGCTGCCCAGAATCACGTCCAGCACCTGAAGACGGTGAAAGTCGGGGTTGAGCCGGGTTACCCCCAGGTGTCCCAGGGCGATCTGGACCTGCTCGGCGTCCATCACCTCTTCCAGCAGCACGGGCTTGTTCTGGCGCGGCGGAACTTGAATGGGGCGTCTGTCGAAATGGGGAGCCTGCCAGTCGCCGAAGAGGCGTGTCACCTCTTCTTCGACCCGGCCGGCTTGAACGTCGCCCACCACCACCAGCACGGTGTTGCGGGGCGAATACTTGCGGCGGTGAAAATCCCTCACGTCCTCCACCGCCAGCGCCTGCACTTGATCGGGAGTGCCCAGGTAGGGGTACTGAAGCGATGTCCCCCTGTAGATCTGGGCATTGAAAAGGCGTCCCGCCACGCTGGAGGGATCGTCTTCCATGGCTTCCAGGTCGCTGAGCAGGCGCTGCTTTTCCTCTTCGAAAGAGGCTTGTGGAAAGACTGGCTCGGCCATCAATTCGTAGAGGACCCGCAGACCCGTATCCAGCCCTTCACGGCGGGATTGGAAGGAAAGGCCGCTAATCTCGCGACGCGAGAAGACGGTCAGGCTCCCGCCTTCGTTCTCGATCAAGGCCGACATCTGGCGGGCCGTACGGCTGCGGCTGCCTTCGTCGAGCAAGCGCGAGGTCAGTTCGGAGAGGCCGGCGCAGCCCTGGGGGTTCTGGTCCGAACCGGCCAGGAGGTAGGCGTTGACGGTCACCGTGGGCAGCCGATGCGATTCGGAAACCAGCAATGTCAGGCCGTTTTCCAGACGCCTGCGGGAAAGGTGCAAGTCATAGCCGCTGCCGGGGCGGCGCCGTGTGTCCACTCGTTCCATGGTGTTTTTGATCAAGCGACCTGACTGCGGGTGCGCGGCATGCGCCCCACAATGACCTGTGAGGGGTCGAGATAGCGCTCGGCCACGCGCCGCACGTCCTCTGGCGTCACCGAACGAATGCGCCGCAGGTAATCCACCCAGTACTCGAACCCGACCAGGGTCTCCATCATGCCCAGTTGCACGGCCTGGTCAAGGGTGGTCTCGAATTCCTGCAGGACCTGAGTGCAGCATTGCTTGCGGGCGCGGGCCACGTCGTCCTCGGCCGGGGCTTCCTGGCCCAGGCGACTGAATTCGGCCAGAATGCGTTCCTCGGCTTCCTGCAGCGAAATCCCGTTGCGCAATTCGAAGCGGGCCAGCAGCAGGTAAGGATCATAGGTTTCGGTGACTTCGGTGGAAGCCATGGAGGCCAGGCGCTGCTCCTCGACCAGACTTTGATAGAGGCGGCACAGCTTGCCTTCCGACAAGAGCCGGTCGATCACCTGCATGACGTAGTGGTCGGGATTTCTTATCG is part of the Acidobacteriota bacterium genome and encodes:
- a CDS encoding prenyltransferase; translated protein: MAVPKEYQEDVEAILSKRNQHGADLWTTSDRRLGKGSPFSTVDCVLMLTELGMSSSDPVLKGCSELLLDAWREDGRFRIAPKGTIYPCHTANIARMLCRLGFADDQRLAKTFQHLFEIQHEDGGWRCNKSPMGRGEIGDRSNPGVTLWVLDAFRFSPHLNRDERLDQAVLNLLEHWEVRRPLGPCSFGIGSLFMQTEFPFLRYNLFYYVYVLSFYDRARRDNRFAQALATLESKIEAGKMVIENPHRYLGKLAFCKRGQPSAAATRRYREILQRI
- a CDS encoding DinB family protein — its product is MKQEQPSLEEIMEILERTPETLLGWLGGLSQPWYRVNEGPDTWSPFDVVGHLVHGEETDWIPRAAIILEHGEERPFEPFDRFAQFQRFKEWTLPELLDRFAQLRETSLKTLRGWNLTPAQLSLSGIHPEFGKVTLSQLLATWAVHDLNHISQIARVMAHRCRHSVGPWSKYLSILR
- a CDS encoding GNAT family N-acetyltransferase yields the protein METTIESMRPEDWESVAAIYREGIATGDATFETEIPAWEGWDAAHLACGRLVARRGQEVLGWAALSPISDRCAYSGVAEVSVYVSSKAQGQGLGKALLNRLVTESEEAGIWTLQAGVFPENEASIGLHRACGFRTVGVRRRLGKLEGRWRDVAMLERRSDKVGL
- a CDS encoding acyclic terpene utilization AtuA family protein; this encodes MAKDKTVRVGNAGGYWGDDLEAFQRQLSLGPLDYISLDFLAEITMSILQKQRSRDPEMGYARDFVDQVEKALPLLAQSGTKVISNAGGINPSGCARQIAEAARKAGVDLPIAVVEGDDLMERLDELLARGHKLSNMETGQDLSAVRERVQSANAYLGATPVIKALEMGGQVIVTGRVTDTGITIAGPAFEFGWDLTDWDRLASAVVAGHIIECGAQASGGNLTDWREVKSFQQMGYPIVEFSQDGSFLVSKHEKAGGLVNEKTVSEQLVYEMGDPQEYITPDVVAEFSSIRLQDLGSNQVRISGVTGRRRTESLKASISYHDGYKAQGTVIVSRPEAVEKCRAIEEIFLRRLGLDFEETRANLVGYNACHQHLAGEGDPPEILLQVGVRDRDKGKVAEFSKQFPSVILSTVPGVAIVGARPRIQDVVAYWPCLLPAEEVTPRVSLLGGGESVTVPWTAPPDRAGAPSRSGDAGQEELTRPPEGPRQEVPLQRLAYARSGDKGNTCNIGVVARSPSAYAFLRRELTAEKVKAYFGEICQGQVERFEVPNIKALNFLLHESLGGGGTLSLGIDPQGKTYAHALLLMKMEVPRALLEQI
- a CDS encoding peptidase, which codes for MGVIVVFIDGIGLGEKAPGRNPLACFEPRVLRLFRRSPGPFPAAGRCLETRVDMGVEGLPQSATGHTALWTGRNAAQHIGRHLSGFPTPALRGLIQDHSLFRRLKEAGKNPTFANAYRPVFFEKRPRWVSASTVMCESAGVPLRTVEQVRRGRALYMDLSNRVLLEHGLVERTRTPQRAAQVLLSLAGDYDLVLYEYFLTDIVGHRGDMQSAVPLLEQLDLFLASLVQGLGKDGSLLVTSDHGNIEEIDHPRHTFNPVATLLWGPVSEAFPAEGLEITDITPALLRFLLQAPR
- a CDS encoding SpoIIE family protein phosphatase, which produces MSRFTAVAALLFFVGLLVTLAAPQNAFGLLRDVGLAGLLISLAYYSVRLMRRLVKRFLWKVRNKIILSYAFVGLIPVLILTFIGIISFRLVFGQVSALYLENEIRLTSVALQEASHRVASGFYARRQAGGPRQLLQATLQEREHLLQEEPAYAHLRAYVFLRSADGALRPAGRLPEEAPPLLLPEWAGEGFDGLVHDRGRLYFRSLEQMHQASDRLLLVLDLPFDEAVVEAIEQRTSLRLTPPQSVTPLKEARGLSVLFQGQGGWGDIFWMHVVTPVDWTTGSTMRFLDPELSLFAISVPLEQLYYNFYFSQETFLGQYLLQIVALLGIVFILAEAVSLFIGVAIARNITRSIQNIYSGTERIRRGEFGYSIPEGKADQLGALSAAFNSMSASIARLLSQLGEKERLEKELEIARQVQEQLFPRTIPKVRRLSLAGQCLPARMVSGDYYDFIPFDDQRLDIVIADISGKGISAALLMASLQSAIRTRVVYQSADGDFPVCGPGTLRRAVAALNTHLYAQTAADKFATLVFSHFDADSLTLTYCNAGHNPPLLFSNKGVRKLSAGGMAAGLFEDREYEEESLQLSQGDLVLFYTDGVVEAQDPQGRQFEMDRLVELVSGNVFLTADDIQKLVLDEVLAFSRGEAQHDDITVVVLKVE
- a CDS encoding OmpA family protein is translated as MNFYRRLVPLLVFLLAAAACGERQAPPPPPPSADRSPTGSPDATPGATVAPPSVTLNAQPLQVRRGEPSLLDWEATSASQVTLQPGIGEVEAVGSLQVYPEQTTTYILNALGEGGSSTRSVTVEVLADEQGLEVQNIDPDLPLEERFKRAVKPVFFEFDEADLSAEARRTLDENIEWLTLPENLSVRFLVEGHCDQRGSDEYNLALGELRAQVVKGYLVRGGVDPARIFTVSYGEERPFATGDSEEDYALNRRAHFLLRP
- a CDS encoding pitrilysin family protein, whose protein sequence is MERVDTRRRPGSGYDLHLSRRRLENGLTLLVSESHRLPTVTVNAYLLAGSDQNPQGCAGLSELTSRLLDEGSRSRTARQMSALIENEGGSLTVFSRREISGLSFQSRREGLDTGLRVLYELMAEPVFPQASFEEEKQRLLSDLEAMEDDPSSVAGRLFNAQIYRGTSLQYPYLGTPDQVQALAVEDVRDFHRRKYSPRNTVLVVVGDVQAGRVEEEVTRLFGDWQAPHFDRRPIQVPPRQNKPVLLEEVMDAEQVQIALGHLGVTRLNPDFHRLQVLDVILGSGPGFTSRIPRILRDDLGLAYLTYSNITSTAGLYPGRFVAYLSTSPENRRQALSRLTEEIGAMAQGAFSDEELQTAQEFLTGNFVFDFESNYNVARFLLASELYGLGINFPDRYPRIIRSITREDVRRVAERYLDPVNCTTVVVGPSAPVED